One genomic window of Manihot esculenta cultivar AM560-2 chromosome 16, M.esculenta_v8, whole genome shotgun sequence includes the following:
- the LOC110603500 gene encoding gibberellin 2-beta-dioxygenase 8 isoform X1, with amino-acid sequence MVESIVKANINQPVRMDMDPPFHKIYKTLLDNTIEESKIMTSVIEECELPLIDLGCLDMDESDEKHKCEEEIARASQEWGFFQVVNHGISRQILEELRSEQVKLFKQPFDKKSKEDKFLNFSSGTYRWGTPTATCLSQFSWSEAFHIPMTDISASNGFTNLSSTMEQFATRVASLAQKLAAILSEKLGRKSTFFQENCVPRTCYLRLNRYPPCPIPGEVFGLMPHTDSDFLTILYQDQVGGLQLVKDGKWFAVKPNPEALIINIGDLFQAWSNDVYKSVEHCVVTNPGVERYSTAYFFCPSYDIEIESGCECSLYKKFSFKEYREQVHKDVQLLGRKVGLSRFLV; translated from the exons ATGGTGGAATCTATCGTCAAGGCAAATATAAACCAG CCTGTAAGAATGGACATGGACCCACCTTTCCATAAGATCTACAAGACCCTTCTAGACAACACCATTGAAGAATCAAAAATCATGACGAGTGTCATTGAGGAATGTGAGCTTCCATTGATAGATCTTGGTTGTTTAGACATGGATGAATCTGATGAGAAACACAAGTGCGAAGAAGAAATAGCTAGGGCTTCACAGGAGTGGGGATTCTTTCAGGTTGTGAATCATGGGATTTCACGTCAGATTTTGGAAGAGCTCAGAAGTGAACAAGTGAAGCTTTTCAAGCAACCTTTTGATAAAAAGAGCAAAGAAGACAAGTTCTTGAATTTCTCTTCTGGAACTTACCGTTGGGGAACTCCTACAGCTACTTGCCTTAGTCAATTTTCATGGTCTGAAGCTTTTCATATTCCTATGACTGATATTTCTGCTTCCAATGGTTTCACTAATCTCAG TTCAACAATGGAACAGTTTGCTACCAGAGTTGCAAGTCTTGCACAAAAATTAGCTGCAATTTTATCAGAAAAACTGGGAAGAAAATCAACTTTCTTCCAAGAAAATTGTGTGCCAAGAACTTGCTATCTTCGTTTAAATCGATACCCACCATGTCCAATCCCTGGAGAAGTTTTTGGACTCATGCCACACACTGACAGCGATTTCCTTACAATTCTTTATCAAGATCAAGTTGGAGGATTGCAGTTGGTGAAAGATGGGAAATGGTTTGCTGTTAAACCTAATCCTGAAGCTTTAATAATAAACATAGGTGACTTGTTTCAG GCTTGGAGCAACGATGTATATAAGAGCGTTGAGCATTGTGTGGTGACGAATCCTGGAGTGGAAAGGTATTCGACGGCATATTTCTTCTGCCCATCTTATGATATAGAGATAGAAAGCGGATGTGAATGTTCACTTTATAAGAAGTTTAGCTTTAAAGAATACAGGGAGCAAGTGCATAAGGATGTTCAACTGTTAGGGCGCAAAGTTGGCCTCTCAAGATTTCTTGTATAA
- the LOC110603500 gene encoding gibberellin 2-beta-dioxygenase 8 isoform X2: MDMDPPFHKIYKTLLDNTIEESKIMTSVIEECELPLIDLGCLDMDESDEKHKCEEEIARASQEWGFFQVVNHGISRQILEELRSEQVKLFKQPFDKKSKEDKFLNFSSGTYRWGTPTATCLSQFSWSEAFHIPMTDISASNGFTNLSSTMEQFATRVASLAQKLAAILSEKLGRKSTFFQENCVPRTCYLRLNRYPPCPIPGEVFGLMPHTDSDFLTILYQDQVGGLQLVKDGKWFAVKPNPEALIINIGDLFQAWSNDVYKSVEHCVVTNPGVERYSTAYFFCPSYDIEIESGCECSLYKKFSFKEYREQVHKDVQLLGRKVGLSRFLV; the protein is encoded by the exons ATGGACATGGACCCACCTTTCCATAAGATCTACAAGACCCTTCTAGACAACACCATTGAAGAATCAAAAATCATGACGAGTGTCATTGAGGAATGTGAGCTTCCATTGATAGATCTTGGTTGTTTAGACATGGATGAATCTGATGAGAAACACAAGTGCGAAGAAGAAATAGCTAGGGCTTCACAGGAGTGGGGATTCTTTCAGGTTGTGAATCATGGGATTTCACGTCAGATTTTGGAAGAGCTCAGAAGTGAACAAGTGAAGCTTTTCAAGCAACCTTTTGATAAAAAGAGCAAAGAAGACAAGTTCTTGAATTTCTCTTCTGGAACTTACCGTTGGGGAACTCCTACAGCTACTTGCCTTAGTCAATTTTCATGGTCTGAAGCTTTTCATATTCCTATGACTGATATTTCTGCTTCCAATGGTTTCACTAATCTCAG TTCAACAATGGAACAGTTTGCTACCAGAGTTGCAAGTCTTGCACAAAAATTAGCTGCAATTTTATCAGAAAAACTGGGAAGAAAATCAACTTTCTTCCAAGAAAATTGTGTGCCAAGAACTTGCTATCTTCGTTTAAATCGATACCCACCATGTCCAATCCCTGGAGAAGTTTTTGGACTCATGCCACACACTGACAGCGATTTCCTTACAATTCTTTATCAAGATCAAGTTGGAGGATTGCAGTTGGTGAAAGATGGGAAATGGTTTGCTGTTAAACCTAATCCTGAAGCTTTAATAATAAACATAGGTGACTTGTTTCAG GCTTGGAGCAACGATGTATATAAGAGCGTTGAGCATTGTGTGGTGACGAATCCTGGAGTGGAAAGGTATTCGACGGCATATTTCTTCTGCCCATCTTATGATATAGAGATAGAAAGCGGATGTGAATGTTCACTTTATAAGAAGTTTAGCTTTAAAGAATACAGGGAGCAAGTGCATAAGGATGTTCAACTGTTAGGGCGCAAAGTTGGCCTCTCAAGATTTCTTGTATAA
- the LOC110603947 gene encoding ribosome-binding protein 1-like: MFSGVTEASDPRLLALTGFLASSTREQAAFRSRPRGELGDIIREMLLMVTGLFMEVDARDHTLQESVDHRVEEARLEENPSATSDARSNLAVAREHSKSLQAELAYALDALKRADEKAAEAEIRCKEALKQLSSLEAVQRERDEVRRERDEVRHQYEALKADSEAAQFQHEVVMAQREEVLTRVVVLEQELVKHAESFKDLTLEAETTKLQNQHLSQKIEALKKRCSVLLEDAKLAEDRVQLECEERLWEFKESAELKKEIEQACDVRLQAYRDSPKLKAEIAEACQARLAKYKAFDELKTAIWQKGFRMFASGFNRGLREARQAPSTPLSELRAKEEDSDGEEVLYREDDLPLPKGTSRTSAGPSDKDIGLGEK, translated from the exons ATGTTTAGCGGGGTTACGGAAGCCTCAGACCCTCGcttgcttgctctcactggcTTTCTGGCCAGCTCCACTCGTGAGCAGGCAGCGTTCCGATCTCGCCCTCGGGGGGAGCTAGGAGATAttatcagggagatgctccttaTG gtgacgggcctcttcatggaggtaGATGCTCGCGATCACACTCTCCAGGAGTCAGTGGATCACCGGGTCGAGGAGGCACGTTTGGAGGAAAACCCGTCTGCCACCAGTGATGCCCGAAGCAATCTCGCCGTAGCTCGAGAGCATTCCAAGTCCTTACAGGCAGAGCTGGCATATGCCCTGGATGCTCTCAAGAGAGCGGATGAGAAGGCAGCTGAGGCGGAGATTCGTTGTAAAGAAGCCCTAAAACAGCTGTCTTCTCTGGAAGCAGTCCAAAGGGAGAGAGATGAGGTCCGAAGGGAGAGAGATGAGGTCCGCCACCAGTATGAGGCCTTGAAGGCAGATTCTGAGGCAGCCCAGTTCCAACATGAGGTAGTGATGGCTCAGAGGGAGGAAGTCCTGACTCGGGTAgtggtccttgagcaggagttggTCAAGCATGCAGAAAGTTTTAAAGACCTGACCTTGGAGGCTGAGACAACAAAACTCCAAAATCAACATCTTAGCCAAAAGATCGAGGCTTTGAAGAAGAGATGCTCAGTCCTGCTTGAGGATGCTAAGCTGGCTGAAGATAGGGTTCAGCTGGAGTGTGAGGAGCGCCTGTGGGAATTCAAGGAGTCAGCCGAGCTGAAGAAGGAGATTGAACAGGCCTGTGACGTTCGTCTTCAAGCTTACAGGGACTCTCCTAAGTTGAAAGCAGAGATAGCCGAGGCCTGCCAAGCACGACTTGCGAAGTACAAGGCCTTTGACGAACTGAAGACGGCTATTTGGCAAAAGGGCTTCCGTATGTTCGCGTCTGGCTTCAATCGAGGTTTGAGGGAGGCCAGACAGGCTCCTTCCACTCCGCTGTCTGAACTCCGAGCCAAAGAGGAagactctgatggcgaggaggtgctTTATAGAGAGGATGACCTACCCCTGCCTAAGGGAACTTCTCGCACTTCAGCTGGGCCCTCTGATAAGGACATTGGGCTAGGAGAAAAATAA
- the LOC110603622 gene encoding probable pyruvate, phosphate dikinase regulatory protein, chloroplastic, with protein sequence MISFSTLRPPSPSLRPAPLPSSLARPQPNLKSLPLPTTQACSASDDKPQPRKLKGSSQLNRWSRARAIRSGRKLDRSGQRTQVAELNSPPQQSRESELKESSTVTAGNRDDEGVDVTGGKSIYMVSDGTGWTVEHSVGAALGQFEHCLVDRGCSVNTHLFSGIDDIDSLMEIIKQAAKEGAMVVYTLADPSMAESARQACKLWGISSSDILGPITEAIASHLGVSPSGLPRGAPGRSLPLSDEYFRRIEAIEFTIKQDDGALPKNLYKADIILAGVSRTGKTPLSIYLAQKGYKVANVPIVMGVELPKSLFEVEPGKVFGLTINHVILQTIRKARARSLGFSQEVRSNYSEMDYVREELEYARKIFAQNPVWPVIEVTGKAIEETAAVILRFYHDRKHKCSMPRISKRY encoded by the exons ATGATTTCTTTCTCAACCTTAAGGCCGCCGAGCCCGAGCCTCCGTCCAGCACCGCTGCCCTCTTCACTTGCCCGACCTCAGCCCAATCTTAAATCACTCCCTTTACCCACTACTCAAGCCTGTTCTGCCTCAGACGACAAGCCTCAGCCTCGGAAGCTGAAGGGAAGCTCTCAGCTTAACCGGTGGTCCAGGGCTCGAGCAATCCGCTCTGGCCGTAAATTAGACCGCTCAGGTCAGCGGACTCAGGTGGCCGAGCTCAATTCCCCACCTCAACAATCCAGAGAAAGCGAATTGAAAGAATCTAGTACTGTAACAGCGGGCAATAGAGATGATGAAGGCGTGGATGTCACAGGTGGGAAGTCCATTTACATGGTTTCCGACGGCACTGGATGGACAGTTGAGCACTCCGTTGGCGCGGCCTTGGGACAGTTCGAGCATTGCTTGGTCGATCGAGGTTGCTCTGTAAATACTCATCTGTTTTCAGGG ATTGATGATATAGATAGTTTAATGGAGATCATAAAACAAGCGGCCAAAGAAGGTGCAATGGTAGTTTACACTCTGGCTGATCCTTCCATGGCTGAATCAGCTAGACAAGCCTGCAAGTTATGGGGTATATCATCTTCTGACATATTGGGTCCAATAACTGAGGCGATTGCTTCTCATCTTGGAGTCTCGCCCTCTGGTCTTCCCCGTGGAGCTCCAGGAAGGAGCTTACCCCTTTCTGATGAATATTTTCGACGGATTGAAGCCATTGAATTCACCATCAAGCAGGATGATGGTGCCCTGCCCAAGAACTTGTACAAGGCTGACATTATTCTTGCTGGCGTTTCTCGTACTGGAAAGACACCATTGTCAATTTATTTGGCACAAAAAGGATACAAAGTGGCAAATGTGCCTATTGTAATGGGTGTTGAATTGCCAAAGAGCCTTTTTGAGGTTGAGCCTGGGAAGGTTTTTGGTCTGACCATTAATCATGTGATCTTACAGACCATTAGAAAAGCAAGAGCTAGAAGTCTTGGGTTCAGCCAGGAAGTGAGGAGTAACTATTCAGAGATGGACTATGTTAGAGAGGAGTTGGAATATGCTCGCAAGATTTTTGCACAAAATCCTGTCTGGCCAGTAATAG AAGTGACAGGGAAGGCGATAGAAGAAACTGCAGCAGTTATACTAAGGTTTTATCATGATCGTAAACACAAATGTTCAATGCCACGGATCTCCAAACGTTATTAG
- the LOC110603623 gene encoding uncharacterized protein LOC110603623 isoform X2 — protein sequence MEMADNPKLDLGSCRCEAEGLEENMGTQKISVLDHINGFEYTAEKSDSFVIDMESFSHGSNNKDINPNSRITLQRSFSRKGSVRGGGGGEKKINYNPSSNDRDSIVAASSPRGASMPDKASQVTVGTTDHLSNPQVHHHITINTTSVNSMNASTESRCTIRRNSFKRPPSSWAIDPKRVLFFFATLSSMGTILLIYFTLSMGKLSADDSALD from the exons ATGGAAATGGCGGATAATCCAAAGTTG GATTTGGGTTCTTGTCGCTGCGAAGCTGAAGGATTAGAAGAAAACATGGGAACCCAGAAAATTTCTGTTTTGGATCACATAAATGGATTTGAATACACAGCAGAGAAATCTGATAGCtttgtgattgacatggagagCTTCTCCCATGGcagcaataataaagatatcAACCCAAATTCAAGAATTACA ttGCAGAGAAGTTTTTCCAGAAAAGGGTCTGTGCGCGGCGGCGGTGGAGGCGAGAAGAAGATTAATTATAATCCTTCTTCTAATGACAGAGACTCTATTGTTGCTGCATCCTCCCCAAGAg GGGCTAGCATGCCTGATAAGGCCTCGCAGGTAACGGTTGGGACCACCGATCATTTGAGCAACCCACAAGTTCATCATCATATCACCATTAACACAACTAGTGTTAACAGCATGAATGCCTCAACAGAAAGCAGATGCACCATCAGGAGAAACAGTTTCAAGCGTCCTCCATCTTCATGGGCAATTGATCCCAAAAgggttcttttctttttcgcCACCTT ATCAAGCATGGGAACAATATTGCTGATATACTTCACTCTTTCAATGGGGAAGCTCAGTGCAGATGACAGTGCTCTTGATTGA
- the LOC110603623 gene encoding uncharacterized protein LOC110603623 isoform X1 produces MEMADNPKLDLGSCRCEAEGLEENMGTQKISVLDHINGFEYTAEKSDSFVIDMESFSHGSNNKDINPNSRITLQRSFSRKGSVRGGGGGEKKINYNPSSNDRDSIVAASSPRVGASMPDKASQVTVGTTDHLSNPQVHHHITINTTSVNSMNASTESRCTIRRNSFKRPPSSWAIDPKRVLFFFATLSSMGTILLIYFTLSMGKLSADDSALD; encoded by the exons ATGGAAATGGCGGATAATCCAAAGTTG GATTTGGGTTCTTGTCGCTGCGAAGCTGAAGGATTAGAAGAAAACATGGGAACCCAGAAAATTTCTGTTTTGGATCACATAAATGGATTTGAATACACAGCAGAGAAATCTGATAGCtttgtgattgacatggagagCTTCTCCCATGGcagcaataataaagatatcAACCCAAATTCAAGAATTACA ttGCAGAGAAGTTTTTCCAGAAAAGGGTCTGTGCGCGGCGGCGGTGGAGGCGAGAAGAAGATTAATTATAATCCTTCTTCTAATGACAGAGACTCTATTGTTGCTGCATCCTCCCCAAGAg TAGGGGCTAGCATGCCTGATAAGGCCTCGCAGGTAACGGTTGGGACCACCGATCATTTGAGCAACCCACAAGTTCATCATCATATCACCATTAACACAACTAGTGTTAACAGCATGAATGCCTCAACAGAAAGCAGATGCACCATCAGGAGAAACAGTTTCAAGCGTCCTCCATCTTCATGGGCAATTGATCCCAAAAgggttcttttctttttcgcCACCTT ATCAAGCATGGGAACAATATTGCTGATATACTTCACTCTTTCAATGGGGAAGCTCAGTGCAGATGACAGTGCTCTTGATTGA